One region of Acidimicrobiia bacterium genomic DNA includes:
- the atpC gene encoding ATP synthase F1 subunit epsilon yields MLHVELVSPEAVLFRGDAEMVVCRTSDGEIAFLTGHVPFLGALGQGEVRIILPGSDVQGVQVDGGFVEVRDDRVIILSDAASLEEPASG; encoded by the coding sequence ATGCTGCACGTCGAGCTCGTCTCGCCCGAAGCCGTGCTCTTCCGCGGCGACGCGGAGATGGTCGTGTGCCGCACCTCGGACGGCGAGATCGCGTTCCTGACCGGCCACGTGCCGTTCCTCGGCGCGCTGGGCCAGGGCGAGGTGCGGATCATCCTGCCGGGCAGCGACGTGCAGGGCGTGCAGGTCGACGGCGGGTTCGTCGAGGTGCGTGACGACCGCGTGATCATCCTCTCCGACGCCGCGTCGCTCGAAGAGCCCGCGTCGGGTTAG